From a single Nicotiana tomentosiformis chromosome 2, ASM39032v3, whole genome shotgun sequence genomic region:
- the LOC138905203 gene encoding uncharacterized protein produces MELLVKSVRTTRLINNEAEYEAMIAGLELAKSLGAEVIEAKYDSLLVVNQVNKTFKVLEDRMQRYLDKLQVTLHRFKEWTLQLVPREQNSEADAIANLESPVEEYKIDSGTVIQLSRSIIEGRNAEINSTSLTWDWRNRRMFDGQLAVCLGLEDTDYVLREVHEGTCGNHSGPEPLIRKIIKAGYYWDSMEKDTKEFV; encoded by the exons ATGGAATTATTAGTCAAATCCGTCAGAACTACTAGATTaattaacaatgaggccgaatacgaggccatgattgcaggtctcgagctagctaaaagcttgggagcagaagtcattgaagccaaatatgactctttgctagtggtgaaccaagtgaACAAAACTTTCAAAGTTCTAGAAGATAGGATgcagaggtatttggacaaactacaggtaactctacaccgtttcaaagaatggaccctacaacttgtgcctcgagaacaaaacagtgaggccgacgcaATCGCAAATCTAGAGTCGCCGGTCGAAGAATATAAGAtcgactcggggactgtcattcaactTTCGAGATCTATAATCGAGGGAAGGAATgctgagataaactccacaagcttaacctgggattggaggaatag AAGGATGTTTGACGGACaactggcagtatgcttgggactagaagacaccgattatgttttacgtgaggtccatgaaggcacttgtggaaaccactccggcCCCGAACCATTAATTCGCAAAATCATCaaagcaggatactactgggatagcatggagaaGGACACTAAAGAGTTCGTTTGA